From a region of the Actinomycetes bacterium genome:
- the glgC gene encoding glucose-1-phosphate adenylyltransferase, giving the protein MARRGVLGIVLAGGEGKRLMPLTADRAKPAVPFGGQYRLVDFVLSNLVNGGFLRLCVLTQYKSHSLDRHITTTWRLSNLLGNYVTPVPAQQRLGPRWYQGSADAIYQSLNLVYDEKPEYVIVFGADHVYRMDPQQMVEQHVESGAAVTVAGIRVPRSQADQFGVIETGPDGRNIAAFLEKPKDPPGLPDNPDESYASMGNYVFTTSSLIEALKLDAGDEGSVHDMGGNIIPMLVKEGAAKVYDFADNDVPGSTDRDRGYWRDVGTLDSYYEAHMDLVSIHPVFNLYNRHWPILTTQPPLPPAKFVEGGGAHESIVGAGTIVSGGHVVSSVLSNDVTVGQGAYVEGSVVMPGVVIGRGAVVRRAILDKNVVVPDGARVGVDLERDRDLYTVSAGGVVALGKGVTALS; this is encoded by the coding sequence ATGGCGAGGAGAGGTGTCCTCGGGATCGTCCTGGCCGGCGGTGAGGGCAAGCGGCTGATGCCGCTCACGGCGGATCGGGCCAAGCCGGCCGTGCCCTTCGGGGGCCAGTACCGTCTCGTCGACTTCGTGCTGTCCAACCTGGTCAACGGCGGCTTCCTGCGGCTGTGCGTGCTGACCCAGTACAAGTCGCACAGCCTCGACCGGCACATCACCACCACCTGGCGCCTGTCGAACCTGCTCGGCAACTACGTCACGCCGGTGCCGGCCCAGCAGCGGCTCGGCCCGCGCTGGTACCAGGGCAGCGCCGACGCGATCTACCAGAGCCTCAACCTGGTCTACGACGAGAAGCCCGAGTACGTCATCGTGTTCGGCGCCGACCACGTCTACCGCATGGACCCGCAGCAGATGGTCGAGCAGCACGTCGAGTCCGGGGCCGCCGTCACCGTCGCGGGGATCCGCGTACCGCGGTCCCAGGCCGACCAGTTCGGGGTGATCGAGACCGGCCCCGACGGGCGCAACATCGCCGCGTTCCTGGAGAAGCCGAAGGACCCGCCCGGCCTGCCCGACAACCCCGACGAGTCCTACGCGTCGATGGGTAACTACGTCTTCACGACGTCCTCGCTGATCGAGGCGCTGAAGCTCGACGCGGGCGACGAGGGCAGCGTCCACGACATGGGCGGCAACATCATCCCGATGCTGGTCAAGGAGGGCGCGGCGAAGGTGTACGACTTCGCCGACAACGACGTACCCGGGTCCACCGACCGCGACCGGGGGTACTGGCGCGACGTCGGGACCCTCGACTCCTACTACGAGGCGCACATGGACCTGGTGTCCATCCACCCGGTCTTCAACCTCTACAACCGCCACTGGCCGATCCTGACGACGCAGCCGCCGCTCCCGCCCGCGAAGTTCGTCGAGGGTGGAGGGGCGCACGAGTCCATCGTGGGCGCCGGGACCATCGTGTCGGGCGGGCACGTGGTGTCCTCGGTGCTGTCCAACGACGTGACCGTGGGGCAGGGGGCCTACGTCGAGGGCTCGGTGGTCATGCCCGGCGTCGTGATCGGTCGGGGCGCGGTGGTGCGCCGGGCCATCCTGGACAAGAACGTCGTCGTCCCGGACGGGGCGCGCGTCGGGGTCGACCTGGAGCGTGACCGGGACCTGTACACGGTCAGTGCGGGCGGGGTCGTGGCACTGGGCAAGGGCGTCACCGCGCTGAGCTGA
- a CDS encoding 2-oxoglutarate and iron-dependent oxygenase domain-containing protein: MSPTVPTIDLTRWRQGDAVEHARLAAEVDSALQRVGFLLVTGHDVPEGLRADVRLAARAFFALPEEVKARYAVPPGGRGWIAQGAEANAASEGTASPPDLKESFAVGADEPVGVPEIDAEWFPPNVWPAEQPFLRPVVESYTRAMRVLADDLLALLAAALDLPEDTFTRSTRHPTWTFQVNWYPPMTVVGEPLPGQFRIGPHTDFGSVTILDRQAGKGGLQVHSDEGGWEDAPFEPGAFTVNIGDLLARWTGDRWRSGRHRVLPPDPSAPQEELTSLVYFYECDHDAVVSTFPPPVGRVEYPPVVASTYLHEKYHAITVS; the protein is encoded by the coding sequence ATGTCCCCGACCGTTCCCACCATCGACCTGACCCGGTGGCGCCAGGGTGACGCCGTCGAACACGCCCGGCTCGCTGCCGAGGTGGACTCCGCCCTCCAGCGGGTCGGGTTCCTCCTCGTCACCGGGCACGACGTGCCCGAAGGCCTGCGTGCCGACGTACGGCTCGCGGCCCGCGCCTTCTTCGCCCTCCCGGAGGAGGTGAAGGCGAGGTACGCCGTCCCGCCCGGCGGGCGCGGTTGGATCGCCCAGGGCGCCGAGGCGAACGCCGCGTCCGAGGGGACCGCGTCACCTCCTGACCTCAAGGAGTCCTTCGCGGTGGGTGCCGACGAACCGGTCGGCGTACCCGAGATCGATGCCGAGTGGTTCCCGCCCAACGTGTGGCCGGCCGAGCAGCCTTTCCTGCGACCCGTCGTCGAGTCCTACACCAGGGCGATGCGGGTCCTCGCGGACGACCTGCTCGCCCTCCTGGCCGCCGCCCTCGACCTGCCCGAGGACACCTTCACGCGCAGCACCAGGCACCCGACGTGGACCTTCCAGGTGAACTGGTACCCGCCGATGACGGTCGTCGGCGAGCCGTTGCCGGGACAGTTCCGGATCGGTCCCCACACCGACTTCGGGTCGGTGACCATCCTCGACCGCCAAGCCGGCAAGGGCGGGCTGCAGGTCCACTCCGACGAGGGCGGGTGGGAGGACGCGCCGTTCGAGCCGGGTGCCTTCACGGTGAACATCGGCGACCTGCTCGCACGGTGGACCGGTGACCGTTGGCGTTCGGGCCGCCACCGCGTGTTGCCGCCGGATCCGTCGGCGCCGCAAGAGGAACTGACCTCACTCGTCTACTTCTACGAGTGCGACCACGACGCTGTCGTCTCCACGTTCCCGCCACCGGTGGGACGCGTGGAGTACCCGCCGGTCGTCGCGTCGACGTACCTGCACGAGAAGTACCACGCCATCACCGTGAGCTGA
- a CDS encoding Hsp20/alpha crystallin family protein, translating into MVTRYDLFRDFDRLTERMMNAATEMRAMPVDLYRTGDHFVLRCDLPGADPGSIDVGVDGRVLTIRAQRSATEGDVEWMTQERPTGTYVRQLTLGNGLDLEHIEATYADGVLTLTLPVAEAAKPRRIEIKQGESRVALGEGGSVRGEARTQTVTQEGKPA; encoded by the coding sequence GTGGTGACTCGTTACGACCTCTTCCGCGACTTCGACCGCCTGACCGAGCGGATGATGAACGCGGCCACGGAGATGCGGGCCATGCCCGTCGACCTGTACCGCACCGGCGATCACTTCGTCCTGCGCTGCGACCTGCCCGGGGCCGACCCCGGCTCGATCGACGTCGGCGTCGACGGCCGGGTGCTGACCATCCGCGCCCAGCGGTCGGCGACCGAGGGCGATGTCGAGTGGATGACGCAGGAGCGTCCCACCGGGACGTACGTGCGCCAGCTCACCCTCGGCAACGGCCTCGACCTCGAGCACATCGAGGCGACCTACGCCGACGGAGTGCTGACCCTGACCCTGCCGGTCGCCGAGGCGGCCAAGCCGAGGCGGATCGAGATCAAGCAGGGCGAGAGCCGGGTGGCCCTCGGCGAGGGCGGATCCGTCAGAGGTGAGGCCCGCACGCAGACCGTCACCCAGGAGGGCAAGCCTGCCTGA
- the glgA gene encoding glycogen synthase: MRIALLTREFPPDVYGGAGVHVDFLVRELRRTHDVDVHCFGAPRDGAVAHAVPAALVDANFALQTFGVDLEMAATIDGCDVVHSHTWYANLAGHLGAILHGVPHVVTAHSLEPHRPWKAEQLGGGYRLSSWAERTAYEAADAIIAVSKGMRHDVLDAYPELDPDKVHVVLNGIDTAAFAPVESCATLERIGVDPDRPYVLFVGRITRQKGLKHLLAAAGRLEPGIQLVLCAGSPDTPEIAEETASMVAALRAQRGEGEVMWESTMLPREDLIELLTHATVFACPSIYEPLGIVNLEAMACETAVVASDVGGIPEVVVDGTTGSLVHYDERDPDSFDAGLAAAINALAADPARARAYGVAGRQRAVDVFGWDAVAADTVRVYEAAIADFKAR; encoded by the coding sequence ATGCGGATCGCGCTGCTGACCAGAGAGTTCCCTCCGGACGTCTACGGCGGCGCCGGGGTCCACGTGGACTTCCTCGTCCGTGAGCTGCGCCGCACCCACGACGTCGACGTGCACTGCTTCGGCGCCCCCCGCGACGGCGCGGTCGCCCACGCCGTCCCGGCCGCGCTGGTGGACGCCAACTTCGCGCTGCAGACCTTCGGGGTGGACCTCGAGATGGCGGCCACGATCGACGGCTGCGACGTCGTGCACTCCCACACCTGGTACGCCAACCTGGCCGGGCACCTGGGCGCGATCCTGCACGGCGTCCCGCACGTCGTCACGGCGCACTCCCTCGAGCCGCACCGCCCCTGGAAGGCCGAGCAGCTCGGCGGCGGCTACCGGCTCTCCTCGTGGGCCGAGCGGACCGCCTACGAGGCGGCCGACGCGATCATCGCGGTGAGCAAGGGGATGCGCCACGACGTGCTCGACGCCTATCCGGAGCTCGACCCCGACAAGGTCCACGTCGTCCTCAACGGCATCGACACGGCGGCGTTCGCGCCCGTCGAGAGCTGCGCCACGCTGGAGCGGATCGGCGTGGACCCGGACCGGCCGTACGTGCTCTTCGTCGGGCGCATCACCCGGCAGAAGGGGCTGAAGCACCTGCTCGCGGCGGCGGGGCGGCTCGAGCCCGGCATCCAGCTCGTGCTGTGCGCGGGCTCCCCGGACACCCCCGAGATCGCGGAGGAGACCGCGTCGATGGTGGCGGCGCTGCGCGCCCAGCGGGGGGAGGGTGAGGTGATGTGGGAGAGCACGATGCTGCCCCGGGAGGATCTCATCGAGCTGTTGACCCACGCCACGGTGTTCGCCTGCCCGTCGATCTACGAGCCGCTGGGCATCGTCAACCTCGAGGCGATGGCCTGCGAGACGGCGGTCGTGGCGAGCGACGTCGGCGGCATCCCCGAGGTCGTGGTCGACGGTACGACGGGCTCGCTCGTCCACTACGACGAGCGCGACCCCGACTCCTTCGACGCCGGGCTGGCGGCGGCGATCAACGCGCTGGCCGCGGACCCGGCCCGCGCGCGGGCGTACGGGGTCGCCGGGCGCCAGCGGGCTGTCGACGTGTTCGGCTGGGACGCGGTGGCCGCGGACACCGTCCGGGTGTACGAGGCGGCGATCGCCGACTTCAAGGCGCGGTAG